TAACGTAGATATAGCTTCATGGTTATCTTTATTAAGTAAAGGAAAAGCAGTATATATAGCAGAGGCACTTAGTTACTTTCGATTACATCCAGATCAACAGTTAAATGAATCTAATAAAATGATGGATGGATTAGAAGATTTTTCACATAGTATTCTAGCAGGAGAAAAATATGGTTTCTTATCCACCGAAAAAGAGTTAGACAAAGCGATGACTAATTTTCTAGATTACGCAAGAAGGATAGTTCCATCATCGATATTATATACATTAGACTATTATCAAAAAATTAAAGAAAAGAAAATAAACATAGAAAAGAAAAAACAACATATAAATAATAATTCGCCTTTACCGAAAGTAAGCATACTTATTCCTGCGTACAATAGACCTTATTACTTGGAATTGGCACTCAACAGCGCTCTAAATCAAACATATGAGAATATTGAAATTGTTATTTCTGACGACAGTACAAATAATGAAGTCAATGCTATGATTCAACCGTATTTACGTGAATATGAGTGTATTACATATGTTAAAAATGAAACGCCGTTAGTTGCCGAAAACTTTAATAAGTGTGTAGAACTTGCGAATGGGGACTATATAAACTTTTTATTAGATGATGATTTATTTCATCATGAAAAGATCGAGAAAATGATGAAATACTTTTTGACGTTAGAAAATATTTCATTTGTGACGTCATATCGTGAACTGATTGATGGGGATGGAGAGGTATTACCACCTTCAACATTAAATATGAAAATCGCGAAAGAAACTACACTTTTTGAAGGAAAAGAATTAGGAAATTATATGTTAAAAAACTTGAAAAATGTAGTTGGTGAGCCGACAACAGTTTTGTTTAATCGGGATTTGTTTGACGGGAAGTTTGGATATTTTAAAGGAAAGGCTTATTCTGCTATTAATGACATTGCAACTTGGCTAGATATGATGAGGAAAGGAAAAGTAGTTTATATACAAGAACCTCTTAGTTATTTTAGACAACATAGTGGACAAAATCAAAAACAAATGCATTTTATTTTAATGACAATTGAAGAGTGGATTGAATTGATTATTGATGCGTATAATAGTGGATTTTTAAGTTCTGAAAGAGATTATAAAGAGAGTTTATCTTATTGTTTAGAAAATGCGGGATTTATAGTTAAGGATGCTGTAAGAAATGGGGAGCTAGATCAAATTTATAATGAAAAGATAAAAAAAGGGTTAAACAAGTTAGTTGCTCATATATTCGAGAAAGAATGTTGTTATTGTCAATATTGCAATCAACAATTTGAACAATTTTCCCCTTGGCCAGCACATTATGATTTTCCAAAATATAAATTTGAGATGTGGAATAAAGATACAGGTATATGTCCAATTTGTAGTTCGATGGATCGTGAAAGATTGTATCGGGTGTACATTGAAACGGAAACGGACTTGTTAAGTAGAAACTATACTATGCTTCATATTGCACCTGAAGCGAAATTAAGAGATTGGTTTAACGAGTATAAAAATATTACGTATGTATGTGGTGACTTAGAACCGAAGGATCCATTAATGAAGGAAATTGATGTTACAAGAATTACATATGATAGTAATACTTTTGATGTAATATTATGTAGCCATGTGTTAGAACACGTTCCTGATGATGATAAAGCAATGCGAGAGTTATATAGGGTTCTAAAGCCAGGTGGATGGGGAATTATTCAAGTACCAATCGTAATGAATGTGGATTCTATTATAGAGAATGAATTAATTGTAACTCCACAATTAAGGAAATTAGCTTTTGGTCAAGAAGATCATGTGAGAATTTATAATCAATCAGGATTTATTCAACGATTAATGAATGCAGGATTTAAGGTAGAATTATATAACATAGCGGAAAAACAAGGAATGAAAAGCGCTAGGAAATTTGGATTATCTGAAACAGATATGCTCTATATTGTCCGAAAATGATAGGAAGGAATAGATAGATATGGAGAATATTCCTTTTTTACGTGCTTCAACTGTACCTGTAAGTGAGTATTTGGACGAATTGAAGGAAATTGATACATCTCACATATATACGAATTATGGACCTATAAATCAACGTTTTGAGGAAACAATTATGTCGTCATTTTTTCAAAAAAGGGGAGCTGTTACAACAGTAGCAAACGCAACGTTAGGGTTAATGGCGGCTATTCAACTAAAGAAAAGAAGAAAGGGAAAGTATGCTCTCATGCCTAGCTTTACATTCCCTGCGACTGCCTTAGCCGCTATTTGGTGTGGATTGGAACCTTACTTTATTGATATTTCAATAGATGATTGGTATATGGATAAAACCGTACTTTTGCATAAGATAGAAGAATTAAAAGAAGAGGTTGCGATTGTTGTCCCGTACGCCACTTTTGGATCATGGATGAACTTAGAAGAATATGAAGAATTAGAGAAGAAGGGGATTCCGGTTGTCGTAGATGCGGCGCCGGGATTTGGTTTAATGAATGGAGGGATGCATTACGGTCAAGATTTTAGTGGAATGATCGTATATAGCTTTCATGCAACAAAACCGTTCGGAATTGGTGAAGGAGGGCTCATATATAGTAAAAACGAAGAAGATATACAACGTATTAAAAGAATGGGGAATTTCGGATTTGATAAAAATCGTGAATGTACGATGATGGGGTTTAATTGTAAAATGTCTGAATACGCAGCAGCTATTGGGATTGCGACTATAAAAAAGTGGGATCAAAAATTAAAAGAACGCACCCTTATTTCTGAATGGTATAAACAGTTGTTACAAAATACTGGGTTAATGAAAAAAGGGTGGAAAGTCCAAAAGACAGAAGCAGTTATTCACCAATTTATGCCTATCATTTGTCCAGAAGAAGTTCGCAACATACAAGTAATAGAAGAACTGAAAAAACAGAAAATAGAAGCTAGATTATACTTTTCACCATCTTGCCACCAACAAGTTCTTTTTAGAAACTATAAGTCTACAGATTTAACAAAAACGAATAAAATAGCAAAACGAATCGTAAGTTTACCTTTATGGGAAGGAATGACGGAAGAAATAGTAGAACAAATTGTAAGCTGTTTAGGGCAGAAGGTGGTTTGGGCAGATGAATAGTTTTTATAGCCAAGAAGAACTAAAGAAAATTGGATTTTTATCTGTTGGGAAAAATGTATTGGTTAGTAAAAAAGCAAGTATATATAATCCGAGTGCTATATCAGTAGGTAATCATGTAAGAATTGATGATTTTTGCATTTTAAGTGGTAAGATCACAATTGGAAGTTATTCGCACATATCAGCGTATACAGCGTTATATGGAGGGGAAGTTGGGATTGAAATGCATGATTTTGCAAATATCTCAGCTAAAACAATCGTATATGCAGTACTTGATGATTTCAGTGGAAATACATTAATGGGGCCAACCGTCCCAAATCAATATAGGAATGTGAAAGCAGAAAAAGTTATTTTAAAAAAACATGTGATTATTGGTGCTAATTCTATTATTTTTCCAAATGTAACTGTAGGAGAAGGTACGGCAGTCGGCGCGATGAGTATGGTAAAAGAGAGTTTAGATGATTGGTATATTTATGCTGGAGTTCCCGTAAGAAAAGTAAAGCCTCGTCAAAAAAAGATGCTAGAGTTAGAAATTGATTTTTTAAAAAGCATTCATTCTTAACAAAAAAGAATGAATGCTTTTTATTTTTATCCCGCTATTTGCCGAGCAGTAAAACCCCATCTCAAAATTGAGTGAAAGGAATGAAGTTAGGTTGGGGCCTTGTTGCCAGTAAAAAACGATTGGTGAGGGCTAATTAAAGTTTCACTTTATGATGGAGCAGAGAGTATCTTAACTTATTATGTTTTAAATTTTGCTGACCAAGGCAATACTGAGCCATAGTGAATGTAAAGTTGGAGGGCGAGCGTATATGTTTGATGAGGATGGGATTGTTTTAATTATGGAACCAGCTGATGAAAGAAACTTGAGGAGATTTATTTTTTCAGTGCCAAAGTCAGTGTATGAAAAGAAAGGGCTTACATTACACTATGGAACAGCTATAGGACAAGGATATATGGATATAATTGAAGATATTATAAGCGTACATATAGAAATAGATGTTGTAACGATAATAGGGCATGTAAGAGGATAAATAGCTATTTGAAAAAGGTTATAAACAATTTAGCTAGAAGTTATGTATAGAGAAAATTACAGACAATGATAAAGACGAAGGGAGTCTAAAATGAAAATAAAATCAATTTTATTAGTATTTATAGTTTCAATTGGTTTAATGGGATGTTCAATAGTGGAAGAAGGAAAGAACTCCATAGATTATGCTCAAAAGGCGACAGACTATGTAAATGAAATAAGTGCATTTGCAAATGATGCACCAGCATTAGCAGAAAAGGCCGTCAATGATAGTGAGGCTCGAAAAGAATTAGAAACGAAGCTTAGTGAAATTAAACAAGATATACCCGCATTCAATGAATTAACGCCACCTGATGTAGCAAAGGATCTTCATCAACAAATCGTCGGATATAACGAAAAGTTAAATACGTTAATTGATACGGCGATGACAAAGATAGAAGAAGGGAAAGTGGATGTAGAGCAATTTAAAAACTCTGAGCTTATGCAGACGGTAGATCAAGTTCGAGATTTGAAAGATAAAGTGCAAAATTTAGGTCAATAGTAAAAAGCTCCGTTTGTGATAAACGGAGCTTTTTACTATTGGATACAATAAACGATTACACCAACGATAATAATCATGTTGCCGATGAGTTTACGTTTCGTTATTTTTTCTCCTAGGAAATACCAACCAAAAATTAATATGATGATATAACTTAAGGATTCTAATGCTGATGCTTGTTTTAATGCCATGCCCTTCATGGCGATAACATTTAATCCGGCGTTAATTACAAATAAAGAGTAGCCGATAATAACATAAGGATTCACATATTCTTTTATTCTAGAATCGTATTGTTGCAAAGTAGCTTTTTTTAATAATATTTGTGAGTAATTAGCTAAAATTATCCCGAAAATAAATAATAACATATAACTATTCATCTTTTGTCACCACCACAATTCCGACGATAATAATAGCTGCACCAAGTAGATGATTCCACTGAATCGTATCTCCAAATAGAAATACTGACCAAAGCATTGACCACAGTATAATAATCCCGCGATGTGAATATGCTTTTGAAATTTCGAAATGTTTAATTACTTGTTGCCATAAAATTGCATATCCGAATAAAAGTATAACTAATCCGAAATAAGCAACAAAAAATGAGATGGAAGCAATGGGGAATTTAGCTGCCCATTTCATGTAAACCATAATGATAGAATATATCAAAAAAGCTACATGTAAAAATACGTAATTTTTAATAGTTGGTTTCATTTATTCACTCTCTTTTACATATAAATATATATTTATATCTATCTTTTCCTAATAATAGATATTGGAACGTATTTTGTTTAATCTTTCACATTCCAAAGTATATAGTATCATGGCTTTTATTGTAAGACAATAGAAGCCATGCATTCATTTTTTCCAAGGTTCTACAATATGTATCGTTTTATTTGTTGCATCCAACTCTACTTGAACACCGATAGGCATGGTAATCATTGGATGTGTATGACAACAATCGAAGTCAGCTAGAAAAGGAATTCTTTGATTTTGAAGTACTTCTAATAGTATTTCAAAAGGTTTTCGATTTGTACCACAATCATCAAATTGCTCATGTTTTCCAAGAATGATACCTGAAATTTTATCGAATACACCGTTAATTTTAAGTAATGAAAAGCTTCTTTCAATAGTAGCTGCATCTTTTGAACTGTCCTCAATAAAGAGAATGTCACCTTCTTGAATATGTGGCATATAGGGGCTACCCCAAATTCCTTGTATCGTGTTTAAATTCCCGCCAATAATACGCCCGGTAGCTTTTCCATCAATTACTGAAATCCAATCGTTTGGTCGAAGTTCTTTCTCCTTTGTCTTTTCTTCCCAATTAATAAATTCATCTGACCAAAATAATGGTTGTTTTATATGATAAGGAAGAGAATGATCATGTAGTAAAGTTTCAGCGAAATATTTGTATGTGCAATCAACAAAAGGTTCAAATTCGCCAAAGGAAGGGACGAGAGCTGGTCCATAAAATGTAGGGATTCCTGTTTTGGCGTAAATTGCTAGTAATAAAGCAGTTGCATCTGAATACCCAATCATTATTTTAGGGTTCTTTAGAAAAGCATCATAATCAATATAAGGTAATATT
This genomic interval from Bacillus thuringiensis contains the following:
- a CDS encoding glycosyltransferase, which produces MRTRIERTEEVVEQLPLVSVLIPTYNRPRYFEKALCSVLEQTYPNIEILVGDDSTNDETEKVLQKYLCDHSNIIYIKNKSTLGQFENALMLFNEANGEYINFLMDDDVFHVKKIEKMMKYFFNDLDNEIKLVTSHRQVIDGKGKELRHIYSTVRLFEEDTIIEGTELGNKVIVDQKNYIGEPTTVLFRKNDLQEPFGIFDKRRYLCNVDIASWLSLLSKGKAVYIAEALSYFRLHPDQQLNESNKMMDGLEDFSHSILAGEKYGFLSTEKELDKAMTNFLDYARRIVPSSILYTLDYYQKIKEKKINIEKKKQHINNNSPLPKVSILIPAYNRPYYLELALNSALNQTYENIEIVISDDSTNNEVNAMIQPYLREYECITYVKNETPLVAENFNKCVELANGDYINFLLDDDLFHHEKIEKMMKYFLTLENISFVTSYRELIDGDGEVLPPSTLNMKIAKETTLFEGKELGNYMLKNLKNVVGEPTTVLFNRDLFDGKFGYFKGKAYSAINDIATWLDMMRKGKVVYIQEPLSYFRQHSGQNQKQMHFILMTIEEWIELIIDAYNSGFLSSERDYKESLSYCLENAGFIVKDAVRNGELDQIYNEKIKKGLNKLVAHIFEKECCYCQYCNQQFEQFSPWPAHYDFPKYKFEMWNKDTGICPICSSMDRERLYRVYIETETDLLSRNYTMLHIAPEAKLRDWFNEYKNITYVCGDLEPKDPLMKEIDVTRITYDSNTFDVILCSHVLEHVPDDDKAMRELYRVLKPGGWGIIQVPIVMNVDSIIENELIVTPQLRKLAFGQEDHVRIYNQSGFIQRLMNAGFKVELYNIAEKQGMKSARKFGLSETDMLYIVRK
- a CDS encoding DegT/DnrJ/EryC1/StrS family aminotransferase — its product is MENIPFLRASTVPVSEYLDELKEIDTSHIYTNYGPINQRFEETIMSSFFQKRGAVTTVANATLGLMAAIQLKKRRKGKYALMPSFTFPATALAAIWCGLEPYFIDISIDDWYMDKTVLLHKIEELKEEVAIVVPYATFGSWMNLEEYEELEKKGIPVVVDAAPGFGLMNGGMHYGQDFSGMIVYSFHATKPFGIGEGGLIYSKNEEDIQRIKRMGNFGFDKNRECTMMGFNCKMSEYAAAIGIATIKKWDQKLKERTLISEWYKQLLQNTGLMKKGWKVQKTEAVIHQFMPIICPEEVRNIQVIEELKKQKIEARLYFSPSCHQQVLFRNYKSTDLTKTNKIAKRIVSLPLWEGMTEEIVEQIVSCLGQKVVWADE
- a CDS encoding EamA family transporter, with amino-acid sequence MKPTIKNYVFLHVAFLIYSIIMVYMKWAAKFPIASISFFVAYFGLVILLFGYAILWQQVIKHFEISKAYSHRGIIILWSMLWSVFLFGDTIQWNHLLGAAIIIVGIVVVTKDE
- a CDS encoding S66 family peptidase, which encodes MLLPKSLKYGDTIGIYSPSSPVTYTSPKRFERAKSYLQQKGFHILEGSLTGRYDFYRSGSIQERAEELNVLIRNPNISCIMSTIGGVNSNSILPYIDYDAFLKNPKIMIGYSDATALLLAIYAKTGIPTFYGPALVPSFGEFEPFVDCTYKYFAETLLHDHSLPYHIKQPLFWSDEFINWEEKTKEKELRPNDWISVIDGKATGRIIGGNLNTIQGIWGSPYMPHIQEGDILFIEDSSKDAATIERSFSLLKINGVFDKISGIILGKHEQFDDCGTNRKPFEILLEVLQNQRIPFLADFDCCHTHPMITMPIGVQVELDATNKTIHIVEPWKK
- a CDS encoding EamA family transporter, whose product is MNSYMLLFIFGIILANYSQILLKKATLQQYDSRIKEYVNPYVIIGYSLFVINAGLNVIAMKGMALKQASALESLSYIIILIFGWYFLGEKITKRKLIGNMIIIVGVIVYCIQ
- a CDS encoding acyltransferase; this encodes MNSFYSQEELKKIGFLSVGKNVLVSKKASIYNPSAISVGNHVRIDDFCILSGKITIGSYSHISAYTALYGGEVGIEMHDFANISAKTIVYAVLDDFSGNTLMGPTVPNQYRNVKAEKVILKKHVIIGANSIIFPNVTVGEGTAVGAMSMVKESLDDWYIYAGVPVRKVKPRQKKMLELEIDFLKSIHS
- a CDS encoding DUF6376 family protein, giving the protein MKIKSILLVFIVSIGLMGCSIVEEGKNSIDYAQKATDYVNEISAFANDAPALAEKAVNDSEARKELETKLSEIKQDIPAFNELTPPDVAKDLHQQIVGYNEKLNTLIDTAMTKIEEGKVDVEQFKNSELMQTVDQVRDLKDKVQNLGQ